In a single window of the Atlantibacter hermannii genome:
- a CDS encoding pyruvate-flavodoxin oxidoreductase, whose protein sequence is MAACPHSAIRAKVVSPEALEAAPDALQSLDVKSRDMRGQKYVLQVAPEDCTGCNLCVEVCPAKDRQDPDIKAINMMSRLEHVEEEKVNYDFFLQLPEIDRNQLERIDIRTSQLISPLFEYSGACSGCGETPYIKLLTQLLWRSFADC, encoded by the coding sequence GTGGCCGCCTGCCCGCACTCAGCCATTCGCGCAAAAGTCGTGTCGCCTGAAGCCCTGGAAGCCGCGCCGGACGCACTGCAATCACTGGACGTGAAGTCACGCGATATGCGCGGCCAGAAATACGTGTTGCAGGTCGCGCCGGAAGACTGCACCGGCTGCAATTTGTGCGTGGAAGTCTGCCCGGCGAAAGATCGTCAGGATCCGGACATCAAGGCCATCAATATGATGTCGCGTCTTGAGCATGTCGAAGAGGAGAAGGTCAACTATGACTTCTTCCTCCAGTTGCCGGAAATCGATCGCAACCAGCTGGAGCGCATCGACATCCGTACATCGCAGCTGATCTCGCCGCTGTTTGAATACTCCGGCGCCTGTTCCGGCTGCGGCGAAACGCCGTATATCAAGCTGCTGACCCAGCTTTTATGGCGATCGTTTGCTGATTGCTAA
- the porB gene encoding pyruvate-flavodoxin oxidoreductase, protein MLIANATGCSSIYGGNLPSTPYTTDANGRGPAWANSLFEDNAEFGLGFRLTVDQHRARVMRLLDQFADKIPAELHAELHSDATPEVRREQVARLRQHLADETSADARQLLTDADALVEKSIWLIGGDGWAYDIGFGGLDHVLSLTENVNILVLDTQCYSNTGGQASKATPLGAVTKFGEHGKRKARKDLGVSMMMYGHVYVAQISLGAQLNQTVKAIQEAEAYPGPSADYCLQPLRRARLRSGAEPRSDASVDGHRLLAAVPL, encoded by the coding sequence TTGCTGATTGCTAACGCCACAGGCTGCTCCTCAATTTACGGGGGCAATCTGCCTTCAACACCGTACACCACCGATGCCAACGGTCGTGGCCCGGCCTGGGCTAACTCGCTGTTTGAGGATAATGCTGAATTTGGGCTCGGCTTCCGGTTGACCGTCGACCAACATCGCGCTCGCGTTATGCGCCTGCTGGACCAGTTCGCCGATAAGATCCCGGCGGAACTCCATGCGGAGTTGCACAGCGATGCCACACCGGAGGTTCGTCGGGAACAGGTGGCCCGGTTGCGCCAGCATTTAGCAGACGAAACCAGCGCCGACGCCCGCCAGTTGCTGACCGATGCCGATGCGCTGGTGGAGAAATCCATCTGGCTGATTGGCGGTGACGGCTGGGCTTATGATATCGGCTTTGGTGGCCTTGACCATGTGTTAAGTCTGACCGAAAACGTCAATATCCTGGTGTTGGATACTCAATGTTACTCGAATACCGGCGGCCAGGCCTCAAAAGCCACGCCGCTCGGTGCGGTCACCAAGTTTGGCGAGCACGGCAAGCGCAAGGCGCGTAAAGATCTGGGTGTCAGCATGATGATGTACGGACATGTTTACGTGGCGCAAATCTCTCTGGGCGCACAGCTTAACCAGACGGTGAAAGCGATTCAGGAAGCGGAGGCGTATCCGGGACCCTCCGCTGATTATTGCCTACAGCCCCTGCGAAGAGCACGGCTACGATCTGGCGCTGAGCCACGATCAGATGCGTCAGTTGACGGCCACCGGCTTCTGGCCGCTGTACCGCTTTGA